CGTTGGAAATGGCTCGGACTGTATATGGATACCGTCAATTGCGTATGCTGCTAAATGATGACGATTGCTCGATTAGCGATGATCTAGTCAGGAAATCTGTAGGAAAGCGCGGGTTGGCAGGAAAGATCCTGCTGATAAAAATGTTGGGGTCAATGGCCGAGCTGGGTGGCAGGTTGGATGAAATCTACGAATTTGGAGACAAGTTATTAAGGAATAACCACCTAAGAACTTTTGGTTTTACCTTTGAATCCGTCGATGGAAAGTTACGCAATATAGAGCTGGGCAAAGGTCTACATGGAGAACCAGGTGTATACACTATGGCGGAATGTGATGATTTCAAACCGATCGTACTATTCACCTTGGAGAAGTTGAAGAAGAAAGTTAAGCCTAACAGTAAAGTGATTGTATTAGTGAACAATTTGGGTGGCACGTCTGAGTTTTTAGTAGgtgtttttctaaaaacattgCTTGACTCCATGAAATCGATGTACGATGTTCAAAGAATCTACACAGGAACGTTCTTTTCTTCGCTCGACCAAACCGGCCTTTCCGTTACGTTGCTGAACCAGGAATACTCTGAACATATTTTATCGTATCTGGACTATAGAGTTGAAGTGGCGTCAAAAAATTTTGGGAATTCGAATTTCGGTCTCCCAAATTCTGAAGTGATAACTTCCTATGATGATAGCAACGactctaaatttttaaactatcatttgaaatttcaatcggtTCATGTTATAAGAAAAGTGATTGAACGAGTATGTAAAGTTTTACTTGACAGTCGTGATCTGCTCAACACAGCTGATAAAGAATGTGGCGACGGTGATACGGGAACCACCCTAGCAAATGGAGCCGAAGCTATATTGAGCAAACTCAACGCCAAACAGTTGAAATTGCTCCATCCGGCCAGTTTGCTGCAGGACATCAGTCAAATTCTTCATCGAAGCATCGGTGGTACGTCCGGTGCCATGTACAGCCTTTTCTTCCAAGCGGCCTCCAAGGCTTTCGTTGAAGCTGACGCGGAACCGGAAGTCACCATTCACCACTGGCTGAACGCTTTAAGCTACGGAAATGCAGCTATCCAGAACTACGCTCTCACCGATGTTGGCGATCGAACAATGCTAGACCCTTTGAAACAAGCAGAAATTCAACTTAAACTGGCCGTTGATAAACTTCTCCAGGTTAAGGAATGTGTAAAAGTGTTTGCGGAAACATGTAAAACGGTAGCTCTTGAAACTATTAACATGATTCCGAAATCGGGTCGAGCTGCCTATACAGTAGCGGCAGAGAAAAACGTTAGTCGGACGTTCCTGTATCCGGATCCTGGAGCCGAGGCAGTCGCAATTTGGGCCAAAGCTTTATTCGATGTTTTTGAAGAGGAACTGTGTGAATGATTTATAGTTGAGATACATAAATAAAGGAATTAGTTGGAAATGTGcgcatattttaattttggtatattttaattttggtattggctggtaaacggtggataatgtgcaacacgagaccccatagtggtcatatcacctcttattcacaactcctatctctacctccccgcggtgccggctggggtg
This sequence is a window from Uranotaenia lowii strain MFRU-FL chromosome 3, ASM2978415v1, whole genome shotgun sequence. Protein-coding genes within it:
- the LOC129756203 gene encoding triokinase/FMN cyclase-like, producing MLSNVSISLAGYVQSHPGLRLIENRNCIIRRASDLSVNGKVKLLSGGGSGHEPAHIGYVGHGMLDGAICGDVFCSPSAAAIVDCLRAVAPDPDEPVLFIVNNYTGDRLNFGLALEMARTVYGYRQLRMLLNDDDCSISDDLVRKSVGKRGLAGKILLIKMLGSMAELGGRLDEIYEFGDKLLRNNHLRTFGFTFESVDGKLRNIELGKGLHGEPGVYTMAECDDFKPIVLFTLEKLKKKVKPNSKVIVLVNNLGGTSEFLVGVFLKTLLDSMKSMYDVQRIYTGTFFSSLDQTGLSVTLLNQEYSEHILSYLDYRVEVASKNFGNSNFGLPNSEVITSYDDSNDSKFLNYHLKFQSVHVIRKVIERVCKVLLDSRDLLNTADKECGDGDTGTTLANGAEAILSKLNAKQLKLLHPASLLQDISQILHRSIGGTSGAMYSLFFQAASKAFVEADAEPEVTIHHWLNALSYGNAAIQNYALTDVGDRTMLDPLKQAEIQLKLAVDKLLQVKECVKVFAETCKTVALETINMIPKSGRAAYTVAAEKNVSRTFLYPDPGAEAVAIWAKALFDVFEEELCE